The following proteins are co-located in the Penaeus monodon isolate SGIC_2016 chromosome 10, NSTDA_Pmon_1, whole genome shotgun sequence genome:
- the LOC119578183 gene encoding paired box protein Pax-1-like, with translation MRIVELAQLGIRPCDISRQLRVSHGCVSKILARYNETGSILPGAIGGSKPRVTTPKVVNYIKDLKQKDPGIFAWEIRERLLKDGVCDKYNVPSVSSISRILRNKIGSLHHLGSQSPYDVKHPASSLYNSLYPAAAAYTAAAAAYSSMAPPAAMQQGSAQVPSAPVPPTSAAASGAGGVKAATTPSPPVSGATCGMGGMRPHWPSSHTVSDLLGHVNMAAAGLPRHHPMQDANSYNYYMYFQSCGPQNNSLAHNGLPNHLSSTLANGFSSPLANPLSNGLPNGLSSGLANGLSNGLSNGLQNGFGNPLSSMMSGSALTPQTATL, from the exons ATGCGTATCGTGGAGCTGGCGCAGCTGGGCATCCGACCCTGCGATATTTCGAGACAGCTGAGGGTCTCCCACGGATGCGTCTCCAAGATCCTGGCCAG ATACAACGAAACGGGTTCCATCCTCCCAGGCGCCATCGGGGGCTCCAAACCCAGGGTCACGACGCCCAAGGTCGTCAACTACATCAAGGACCTGAAGCAGAAGGACCCAGGTATCTTCGCGTGGGAGATCAGGGAGAGGCTCCTGAAGGACGGCGTGTGCGACAAATACAATGTGCCGAGTGTCAGTTCTATTTccag GATCCTAAGGAACAAGATCGGGTCGCTGCACCACCTCGGGTCGCAGAGCCCCTACGACGTCAAGCACCCCGCCTCCTCGCTCTACAACTCGCTCTACCCGGCGGCCGCAGCCTacaccgccgccgccgcagccTACTCCTCGATGGCGCCGCCCGCGGCCATGCAGCAGGGCTCCGCGCAGGTCCCGTCGGCGCCCGTTCCGCCCACGAGCGCCGCCGCCTCCGGCGCAGGCGGCGTGAAGGCGGCCACCACGCCCTCGCCGCCGGTGTCGGGCGCCACGTGCGGCATGGGCGGCATGCGGCCCCACTGGCCGTCGTCGCACACGGTGTCCGACCTGCTGGGCCACGTGAACATGGCCGCCGCCGGCCTGCCGCGCCACCACCCGATGCAGGACGCCAACAGCTACAACTACTACATGTACTTCCAGTCGTGCGGGCCGCAGAACAACTCGCTGGCGCACAACGGCCTGCCCAACCACCTGTCCTCGACGCTCGCCAACGGCTTCTCCAGCCCGCTCGCCAACCCGCTCTCCAACGGCCTCCCCAACGGCCTCTCCAGCGGCCTGGCCAACGGCCTCTCCAACGGCCTCTCCAACGGCCTCCAGAACGGCTTCGGCAACCCGCTCAGCTCCATGATGAGCGGCTCGGCACTCACGCCGCAGACCGCCACGCTCTAA